The Erigeron canadensis isolate Cc75 chromosome 4, C_canadensis_v1, whole genome shotgun sequence genome window below encodes:
- the LOC122598425 gene encoding serine/threonine protein phosphatase 2A 57 kDa regulatory subunit B' kappa isoform-like, translating to MSIFVPESPGLLLAANSSISTMLKQILAKLPRKSSKSNPNYSDESKGTTDLNNNGSFTNTCNVISSRLNVVKKMSSSIFPTSNGEMIQPHLPFKDVQNSEKARLLISKLNLCSIIYDFNDHDKDNVEKDLKRQVLVEILDFLVSESIKLSEPAMSAICKMCGDNMFREFPPKYSNSSRGEMEDEDPWFDPAWSHLQLVYEILLRFVSLSSVDPKVAKQYIDHPFLLRLLNLFDSEDPRERDCLKSVLHRIYGKFMVHRPFIRMSVSNIIYRFVFETEKHNGIAELLEIFGSVISGFALPLKKEHKMFLSRVLIPLHKPKSIGNYHHQLTYCIVQFVEKEPKLMSVVINGLLKYWPVTSSQKQLMFLSELEELLELIRSDEFEKIMVELFRRLSCCLESYHFQVAERAHFLLNNEHIRHLIISNRQVIMPIVFSSLQRNSKNHWNRTVLNQTQNVMKIFHEMDEALVLSCQSKYDEDKSAITVVAERRQLTWEHLENVASGSVGGFQPIVGNISVLEKTATATCVVS from the exons ATGTCCATTTTTGTCCCAGAAAGCCCAG GCTTATTGTTGGCTGCAAATTCATCTATTTCCACTATGCTTAAGCAGATTCTTGCAAAACTCCCTCGAAAATCGTCAAAATCCAATCCAAATTATTCCGACGAAAGTAAAGGAACCACTGATTTGAACAACAATGGTAGCTTTACAAACACTTGTAATGTTATTTCAAGTCGGTTAAACGTTGTGAAAAAGATGTCATCGTCTATTTTCCCTACGTCTAATGGTGAGATGATCCAGCCTCATTTGCCATTTAAAGATGTCCAAAACTCAGAAAAGGCAAGGCTTTTGATCAGTAAATTGAATCTTTGCTcgattatatatgattttaatgatCATGATAAAGATAACGTCGAGAAAGATCTAAAACGCCAAGTTTTAGTCGAGATTCTTGATTTCCTAGTTTCTGAATCCATAAAACTCAGTGAACCTGCCATGTCTGCGATTTGTAAAATGTGCGGAGACAATATGTTCCGTGAGTTTCCTCCAAAATACTCCAATTCATCACGTGGTGAAATGGAAGATGAAGATCCTTGGTTTGATCCAGCCTGGTCACATCTACAACTTGTTTATGAAATACTCCTTAGATTTGTTAGTTTAAGCTCCGTTGATCCAAAAGTTGCTAAACAATATATCGATCACCCGTTCTTGTTGAGATTACTCAATCTCTTTGATTCCGAGGATCCACGAGAACGTGACTGTTTGAAATCGGTATTACATAGAATTTATGGTAAATTCATGGTTCATAGGCCGTTTATTCGAATGTCTGTCAGCAATATTATCTACCGCTTTGTGTTTGAAACTGAAAAACACAATGGCATTGCTGAATTATTAGAGATTTTTGGTAGTGTGATTAGCGGATTCGCATTGCCGTTAAAGAAAGAACACAAAATGTTCTTGTCACGGGTTCTGATTCCTCTACATAAACCAAAATCCATTGGTAATTATCATCATCAGCTGACGTATTGTATTGTTCAGTTTGTAGAGAAAGAACCAAAACTTATGAGTGTTGTGATAAACGGACTGTTAAAATATTGGCCTGTGACAAGTAGTCAGAAGCAGTTGATGTTCTTGAGTGAGTTGGAAGAGTTACTTGAGTTGATCCGTTCAGATGAGTTCGAGAAGATTATGGTTGAGTTGTTTCGTCGTCTTAGTTGTTGTCTTGAGAGCTACCATTTTCAG GTGGCTGAACGAGCACACTTCTTGTTGAACAATGAACACATACGCCATCTTATAATCTCTAACAGGCAAGTGATCATGCCTATAGTATTCTCGTCATTACAACGCAACTCCAAGAACCATTGGAACCGCACAGTACTGAATCAAACACAAAATGTCATGAAGATATTTCATGAAATGGATGAGGCGTTGGTGCTTTCGTGTCAAAGCAAGTACGATGAGGACAAATCAGCCATCACTGTGGTAGCTGAGAGACGGCAATTAACATGGGAGCACCTTGAAAATGTTGCCAGCGGTAGTGTTGGTGGTTTCCAACCTATAGTTGGAAACATTTCTGTTTTAGAGAAAACCGCCACTGCTACGTGTGTTGTCTCTTGA
- the LOC122596536 gene encoding tudor domain-containing protein 3 — MASSSSSSLDAIIETLSSKGWCFRDVDHIKTLIQTPPSPTAIESELCNLDLRSFGAKFLPDPATLRKSSHFQGPKVLQVTSVRDISKSSIAESASGGKRLLRLKLTDGHSDVIAIEFAHIPSIPDNVAPGTKVRLENKVVMHNGILCLNAKVVTVLGGIVPSLYEEWEMNQKYAGFTRSSLKPSHSDDTGGPPPFEKLQAGAPSRRINQHSRSSDNSIAKASGPTVIEKGQRSGPSQTSGLRPPDLKAGSRDHNVNSGSLTEKTNEKQPASEARPKEVAESVPVQNQAAAQKLLQKMSNRNEGHSRGWKQRGRGKDEDDSAVLTLDEWERKRAGGSSSLIQEIPKVNQDEDLARQLQNQFDLEDFHEQRGPHVTQADDIRTSMFSFERDDPGSHGRGEFRGRGGGRGRRRGRGRGRAG; from the exons ATGGCGagttcatcgtcatcatcattaGATGCTATAATCGAAACCCTAAGTAGCAAAGGCTGGTGTTTCCGAGATGTTGATCATATTAAAACCCTAATCCAAACACCACCTTCACCCACTGCTATCGAATCGGAGCTTTGTAACTTGGACTTACGATCATTCGGAGCCAAGTTTTTACCCGACCCAGCTACCCTCCGCAAATCTTCTCATTTTCAAGGCCCAAAAGTCCTTCAA GTAACTTCTGTAAGGGATATAAGTAAAAGTAGCATAGCTGAGAGTGCTTCAGGTGGTAAACGGTTATTGAGGTTGAAGCTTACTGATGGACATTCCGATGTAATTGCTATAGAGTTTGCTCATATACCATCCATTCCAGATAATGTAGCTCCCGGCACAAAG GTCCGCTTGGAAAATAAGGTTGTAATGCACAACGGTATTTTATGCTTGAATGCAAAGGTAGTAACTGTTCTTGGAGGTATTGTTCCATCATTGTATGAAGAGTGGGAGATGAACCAAAAATATGCAGGGTTTACCCGCTCAAGCTTAAAGCCGTCACATAGTGATGACACAGGTGGCCCACCACCTTTTGAGAAGCTTCAGGCCGGGGCACCTTCACGTCGGATCAATCAACATAGCAGATCTTCTG ATAATTCTATAGCAAAAGCTTCTGGACCCACCGTTATTGAAAAGGGTCAAAGGTCTGGTCCTTCACAGACATCTGGATTACGACCTCCCGATCTGAAAGCCGGTAGTAGGGATCATAATGTAAATTCAGGTTCTCTTactgagaaaaccaatgaaaaACAGCCTGCTTCTGAAGCAAGACCAAAAGAAG TAGCCGAGTCTGTCCCTGTACAAAATCAGGCTGCTGCACAAAAACTTCTTCAGAAAATGAGTAACCGCAATGAAGGACATTCTAGAGGTTGGAAACAAAGAGGAAGGGGTAAGGATGAGGATGATTCTGCTGTTCTAACTCTAGATGAGTGGGAGAGAAAAAGAGCCGGTGGGAGCTCCTCATTGATACAAGAAATCCCTAAAGTTAATCAAGATGAAGATCTTGCACGTCAGCTGCAAAACCAGTTTGATTTAGAAGACTTTCAT GAGCAGAGGGGCCCTCATGTGACACAAGCAGATGATATCAGAACGAGCATGTTTAGTTTTGAAAGAGATGATCCTGGATCCCATGGTAGGGGTGAATTTAGAGGAAGAGGAGGGGGAAGAGGCAGAAGAAGAGGGAGGGGTCGTGGCAGAGCTGGATAA